In the Gossypium arboreum isolate Shixiya-1 chromosome 10, ASM2569848v2, whole genome shotgun sequence genome, one interval contains:
- the LOC108473295 gene encoding dirigent protein 4-like: MRGTLMLIWILIICLSQVAVQCQYYSKSLPYHPKPVKVTNLHFFFHETLGSENPTAVVIAQANIPSNHNNSSVPFATLYALDDPLKIGPEHDSEVIGNAQGLAVLAGTNTTDAVMYVDFAFTTGKFKGSSLSIFSRNPIQEIEREVAVIGGRGQFKMATGFALLKAYFINSTNVINEYNVTVIHY; the protein is encoded by the coding sequence ATGAGAGGAACATTGATGTTGATTTGGATTCTGATCATCTGCCTCTCCCAAGTAGCAGTGCAGTGCCAATACTACTCGAAGAGCCTACCATATCATCCCAAGCCAGTTAAGGTCACCAATCTTCACTTCTTCTTTCACGAAACTCTCGGCAGTGAAAACCCTACAGCAGTGGTGATAGCCCAAGCTAACATCCCGAGCAACCACAATAATTCATCAGTGCCATTTGCTACCCTATATGCCCTTGATGATCCCCTCAAGATAGGTCCTGAGCATGACTCTGAGGTGATTGGAAATGCTCAGGGACTTGCGGTCTTGGCCGGAACAAATACAACCGATGCAGTGATGTATGTAGATTTCGCATTTACTACCGGTAAGTTTAAAGGTAGCTCTTTAAGCATATTTTCAAGGAATCCGATACAAGAGATAGAACGTGAGGTTGCGGTGATTGGAGGAAGAGGACAATTCAAGATGGCAACAGGGTTTGCACTACTTAAGGCATACTTTATAAATTCCACTAATGTCATTAATGAATATAACGTGACTGTAATTCATTACTAG